From one Catenuloplanes nepalensis genomic stretch:
- a CDS encoding proline dehydrogenase family protein, whose protein sequence is MLRSAILAASRSARLENLVSKAPFGRDVARRFVAGDGVADAIRVAAELAADGLSTTVEHLGPATATEAGAHTARDEYRRLLRRIAEAGLSDTAEVSVKLSALGRSVDERLARELARDVCEAAAEAGTTVTVDMEDSAGTDLVLDTVGKLRGDVPSTGVAVQAYLRRTEADCRELSLPGSRVRLCKGAYPEPESVAWQAALEVDKSFVRCLNALLSGPAYPMVATHDARLIAIAEDRARWFDRAAGEFEFQMLYGVRTAEQARLAAEGYTVRVYLPYGTHWYGYLARRLAERPGSAAFLGRALTNRR, encoded by the coding sequence ATGCTTCGTTCGGCCATTCTCGCCGCCTCCCGCTCAGCCCGGCTGGAGAACCTGGTCTCGAAGGCACCGTTCGGCCGTGACGTGGCGCGGCGTTTCGTCGCCGGTGACGGCGTGGCGGACGCGATCCGGGTCGCGGCCGAGCTGGCCGCGGACGGTCTCTCCACGACGGTCGAGCACCTCGGCCCGGCGACGGCCACCGAGGCGGGTGCGCACACGGCCCGCGACGAGTACCGGCGGTTGCTGCGCCGGATCGCCGAGGCGGGCCTGTCCGACACGGCAGAGGTCAGCGTGAAACTGTCCGCGCTGGGCCGGTCCGTGGACGAGCGGCTGGCCCGGGAACTGGCCCGGGACGTGTGCGAGGCCGCGGCCGAGGCCGGCACCACGGTCACGGTGGACATGGAGGACAGCGCGGGCACCGACCTCGTGCTCGACACGGTCGGGAAACTGCGCGGCGACGTGCCGTCCACCGGCGTGGCGGTGCAGGCCTACCTGCGCCGGACCGAGGCGGACTGCCGGGAGCTGTCGCTACCGGGCTCGCGGGTGCGGCTGTGCAAGGGCGCCTACCCGGAGCCGGAGTCGGTGGCCTGGCAGGCCGCGCTGGAGGTGGACAAGTCGTTCGTCCGCTGCTTGAACGCGCTGCTGTCCGGCCCGGCGTACCCGATGGTCGCCACGCACGACGCGCGCCTGATCGCGATCGCGGAGGACCGGGCGCGCTGGTTCGACCGGGCGGCCGGCGAGTTCGAGTTCCAGATGCTCTACGGCGTGCGGACCGCGGAGCAGGCGCGGCTGGCCGCGGAGGGCTACACGGTCCGCGTCTATCTGCCCTACGGCACGCACTGGTACGGGTACCTGGCGCGCCGGCTCGCCGAGCGCCCGGGCAGCGCCGCGTTCCTCGGGCGGGCGCTCACCAACCGACGGTGA
- a CDS encoding IS110 family transposase, which yields MLFVGDDWAEDHHDVEVQNEAGQTLGVVRLPEGVEGVTRFHELVGRFLTGDAGPSQVLICIETDRGPWVRALVTAGYQVFAVNPKQAARHRELLSLSGAKSDKGDARMLADMLRTRRHQLRPVAADSEIAEAVKVVARAHQTLIWERTRHMLRLRTALREYFPAAVAAYEELTLTGRDALELLAKAPTPAGAAKLTLAQIGTVLKRARRRNVEGKAAGIQQALRTVELGQPETVTAAYAASVRATVAVLQTLNTEIKTLEGQVEEHFGRHPDAEVYLSQPGIGAVLGARVLAEFGDAAGRYTDAKSRKNYAGTAPLTRQSGKTKTVYARFIHNNRLIDALHMQASAAMLHDPEVRAYYDTLRDRDVKHQAALRQVGNRLVGILHGCLKTHTPYDQATAWSHRKKTTTTT from the coding sequence GTGTTGTTCGTCGGTGATGACTGGGCGGAAGATCATCATGATGTGGAGGTGCAGAACGAGGCCGGGCAGACACTGGGCGTGGTGCGGTTGCCGGAGGGTGTGGAAGGAGTGACCCGGTTCCATGAGCTGGTGGGCCGGTTCCTGACCGGGGATGCCGGGCCTTCGCAGGTGCTGATATGCATCGAGACGGATCGCGGGCCGTGGGTGCGGGCGCTGGTCACGGCCGGTTATCAGGTATTTGCGGTCAACCCGAAGCAAGCGGCCCGGCACCGGGAGCTGCTGTCGCTGTCAGGAGCGAAGAGTGACAAGGGCGACGCGCGGATGCTGGCGGACATGCTCCGGACCCGCCGGCATCAGTTACGGCCCGTCGCCGCGGATTCCGAGATCGCTGAGGCGGTCAAGGTCGTCGCGAGGGCGCATCAGACACTGATCTGGGAACGCACACGGCACATGCTGCGGCTGCGCACGGCGTTGCGGGAGTATTTTCCGGCCGCGGTCGCCGCTTACGAGGAGTTGACGCTCACCGGCCGTGACGCTCTGGAGCTTCTGGCGAAGGCCCCGACACCGGCCGGCGCGGCGAAGCTGACCCTGGCACAGATCGGTACGGTGCTGAAACGGGCCCGCCGCCGCAACGTCGAGGGCAAGGCGGCCGGGATCCAGCAGGCGTTGCGGACCGTCGAGCTCGGCCAGCCCGAGACGGTCACGGCCGCCTATGCGGCCTCGGTCCGGGCGACGGTCGCGGTCCTGCAGACCCTCAACACCGAGATCAAAACCCTGGAAGGGCAGGTCGAGGAGCATTTTGGCCGGCACCCAGACGCTGAGGTCTATCTCAGCCAGCCCGGTATCGGGGCTGTCCTCGGCGCCCGGGTGCTCGCCGAGTTCGGGGACGCCGCCGGCCGTTACACCGACGCGAAATCCCGGAAGAACTATGCCGGAACCGCACCACTGACCCGCCAGTCCGGGAAAACGAAGACCGTCTACGCCCGGTTCATCCACAACAACCGCCTCATCGACGCCCTGCACATGCAGGCCAGCGCCGCGATGCTGCACGATCCCGAAGTCCGCGCCTACTACGACACCCTCCGCGACCGCGACGTCAAGCACCAAGCCGCACTCCGCCAGGTCGGCAACCGCCTCGTCGGCATCCTCCACGGCTGCCTCAAGACCCACACCCCCTACGACCAGGCCACCGCCTGGTCACACCGCAAGAAAACCACCACCACAACTTGA
- a CDS encoding MFS transporter has product MRRWLASNAGGLPGTFWYLWTGMLITRAGGFVVLFLSLYLTTERGASPTLAGLMIGAYGVGGMAGSLLSGVLTDRWGRRRTLIAAYLAMVVTLLALAFTTPLPAIGALIGVLGLVQSMPGPALIAAMVDVVPESDRPRAFNLEYWALNLGTAIAAFLAGQLAEAGYTALFGVDAAATAAALALVLWKVPETFRPTRRAGPHGGFRRVLADRHFLAFTGLTLLFAVVVTQAPTIMPIAMAQDGLGPSAYGRVMALGVLLIIAGQLFVPRLIAGHAKHRVLALATALAALGYGALAFAGDLWIYLLAAVAWTAGQMLAAPPNAQINAELAPPALRGRYQSVFYLTFPAAAFLAPAAGGFTLERLGDAHWLIAGALGLAAAGLHLLAGPRRERHLSAMRARPEADTVRL; this is encoded by the coding sequence ATGCGGCGCTGGCTCGCGAGCAACGCCGGCGGGCTGCCGGGCACGTTCTGGTACCTGTGGACCGGCATGCTGATCACCCGGGCCGGCGGGTTCGTGGTGCTGTTCCTCAGCCTCTACCTGACCACCGAGCGCGGTGCGAGCCCGACCCTGGCCGGGCTGATGATCGGCGCCTACGGCGTCGGCGGCATGGCCGGCAGCCTGCTCAGCGGCGTCCTCACCGACCGGTGGGGACGGCGTCGCACGCTGATCGCCGCCTACCTGGCCATGGTGGTCACGCTGCTCGCGCTCGCGTTCACCACGCCGCTGCCCGCGATCGGCGCGCTGATCGGCGTGCTCGGCCTGGTGCAGTCGATGCCCGGCCCCGCGCTGATCGCCGCGATGGTCGACGTGGTCCCGGAGTCCGACCGGCCGCGCGCGTTCAACCTGGAGTACTGGGCCCTCAACCTGGGCACCGCGATCGCGGCGTTCCTGGCCGGGCAGCTCGCCGAGGCCGGCTACACCGCACTGTTCGGCGTCGACGCGGCCGCCACCGCGGCCGCGCTGGCGCTGGTGCTGTGGAAGGTGCCGGAGACGTTCCGGCCCACCCGGCGGGCCGGCCCGCACGGCGGCTTCCGGCGCGTGCTCGCCGACCGGCACTTCCTGGCCTTCACCGGGTTGACGCTGCTCTTCGCGGTGGTGGTCACGCAGGCGCCGACGATCATGCCGATCGCGATGGCGCAGGACGGGCTCGGGCCCAGCGCGTACGGCCGGGTGATGGCGCTCGGCGTGCTGCTCATCATCGCCGGTCAGCTGTTCGTGCCGCGGCTGATCGCCGGCCACGCCAAGCACCGCGTGCTGGCGCTGGCCACCGCACTGGCCGCGCTCGGCTACGGCGCGCTGGCGTTCGCCGGTGACCTCTGGATCTACCTGCTCGCGGCCGTCGCCTGGACCGCCGGGCAGATGCTGGCCGCACCGCCGAACGCGCAGATCAACGCGGAGCTGGCACCGCCCGCGCTGCGCGGCCGGTACCAGTCGGTCTTCTACCTGACGTTCCCCGCGGCCGCGTTCCTGGCCCCGGCCGCGGGCGGGTTCACGCTGGAGCGCCTCGGCGACGCGCACTGGCTGATCGCCGGCGCGCTCGGGCTGGCCGCGGCCGGACTGCACCTGCTCGCCGGCCCGCGCCGGGAACGGCACCTGTCCGCCATGCGCGCGCGTCCGGAAGCGGACACCGTTCGACTGTGA
- a CDS encoding sugar phosphate isomerase/epimerase family protein, with amino-acid sequence MTERVPVLLSSSSVFPEPTAAAFQMAAHLGFDGVEVMVWTDVVSQDAGALQGLAAHYGVPVMSVHAPCLLVTQRVWSPDPWERLRRAAVLAEKLGATTVVVHPPFTWQRDYAKRFQEGLHKMTLKHPDLKFAVENMYPVKMAGRDFVPYVPGWNPVETGYDAYTLDISHCSAARTDPIAMAESMGDKLAHLHLGDGTGEGRDEHLVPGRGTMPCAEVLASLSRNGFRGSVALEVATRKSSSRAEREADLAESLRFAREHLGVLTSH; translated from the coding sequence GTGACCGAGCGAGTGCCAGTTCTTCTGTCCAGCTCCTCCGTCTTCCCGGAGCCGACCGCCGCGGCCTTTCAGATGGCCGCCCACCTCGGCTTTGACGGGGTCGAGGTGATGGTGTGGACGGACGTGGTGAGCCAGGACGCCGGCGCGCTGCAGGGCTTGGCGGCGCACTACGGCGTTCCGGTGATGTCCGTGCACGCGCCCTGCCTGCTGGTGACGCAGCGGGTGTGGAGCCCCGATCCGTGGGAGCGGCTGCGCCGGGCCGCGGTCCTGGCCGAGAAGCTGGGCGCGACCACCGTGGTCGTGCACCCGCCCTTCACCTGGCAGCGTGACTACGCGAAGCGCTTCCAGGAGGGCCTGCACAAGATGACCCTCAAGCACCCGGACCTCAAGTTCGCGGTGGAGAACATGTACCCGGTGAAGATGGCCGGCCGCGACTTCGTGCCCTACGTCCCGGGCTGGAACCCGGTCGAAACCGGCTACGACGCGTACACGCTGGACATCTCGCACTGTTCGGCCGCCCGCACCGACCCGATCGCGATGGCCGAGTCGATGGGCGACAAGCTCGCCCACCTGCACCTGGGCGACGGCACCGGCGAGGGCCGCGACGAGCACCTGGTCCCGGGCCGCGGCACGATGCCGTGCGCCGAGGTCCTCGCCTCACTCTCCAGGAACGGTTTCCGTGGCTCGGTCGCGCTGGAGGTCGCCACCCGCAAGTCGAGCAGCCGGGCCGAGCGCGAGGCCGACCTCGCCGAGTCGCTGCGCTTCGCCCGCGAGCACCTCGGCGTGCTGACCAGCCACTGA
- the phoU gene encoding phosphate signaling complex protein PhoU, with protein sequence MREEFQADLREVSRLLVELAEGARVAMRRATTALLAADRAAGEAVIEQDSDLDDLYRQVEEKVADVLARQAPVASDLRMLIAALHVAADLERMGDLADHVAKTALRRHPSPAVPAELRGVFKDMANVADTIAGKVATVLAEPDAKLAAELEADDDVMDNLHRELFKVLLGDDWPYGAETAIDGALLGRFYERFADHAVNSGRRVIYLLTGETVTDETVANG encoded by the coding sequence ATGCGCGAAGAATTCCAGGCCGACCTCAGGGAGGTCAGCCGGCTTCTGGTGGAGCTTGCCGAGGGCGCGCGCGTCGCCATGCGCCGTGCCACGACGGCACTCCTCGCCGCCGACCGCGCCGCCGGTGAGGCGGTCATCGAGCAGGACTCCGACCTGGACGATCTGTACCGTCAGGTCGAGGAGAAGGTGGCGGACGTGCTGGCCCGCCAGGCGCCGGTCGCCTCCGACCTGCGCATGCTGATCGCCGCATTGCACGTCGCGGCCGATCTGGAGCGGATGGGCGACCTGGCCGACCACGTGGCGAAGACCGCGCTGCGCCGGCACCCGTCGCCGGCCGTCCCGGCCGAGCTGCGCGGCGTCTTCAAGGACATGGCGAACGTGGCCGACACCATCGCCGGCAAGGTCGCGACCGTGCTCGCGGAGCCGGACGCGAAGCTCGCGGCCGAGCTCGAGGCCGACGACGACGTGATGGACAACCTGCACCGCGAGCTGTTCAAGGTGCTGCTCGGCGACGACTGGCCGTACGGCGCGGAGACCGCGATCGACGGCGCGCTGCTGGGCCGCTTCTACGAGCGCTTCGCCGACCACGCGGTGAACTCCGGCCGCCGGGTGATCTACCTGCTCACCGGCGAGACCGTGACCGACGAGACCGTCGCGAACGGCTGA
- a CDS encoding CGNR zinc finger domain-containing protein yields MNFDAYARTAVDLVNTQLATVDDLKGLFTDENAYMRDEVAERDLATFRRAQKRLREVFESGAAGRDPETVAELNSLLEAFPVQPRISGHDAADWHMHVTSRGASVSAEYLAGAVWGLAVWLCEYGSSRFGICADERCGNVYLDTSSNCCRRFCSERCATRSHVAAHRARKRAASADPAPAETHELTHV; encoded by the coding sequence GTGAACTTCGATGCGTACGCCCGCACCGCGGTCGACCTCGTCAACACGCAGCTCGCGACCGTCGACGACCTCAAGGGTCTCTTCACCGACGAGAACGCGTACATGCGCGACGAGGTCGCCGAACGGGACCTCGCCACCTTCCGCCGCGCGCAGAAGCGCCTGCGCGAGGTCTTCGAGTCCGGCGCCGCCGGCCGCGACCCCGAGACGGTCGCCGAGCTGAACTCGCTGCTGGAGGCGTTCCCCGTCCAGCCACGCATCTCCGGCCACGACGCCGCCGACTGGCACATGCACGTGACCAGCCGCGGCGCGTCGGTCAGCGCCGAATACCTGGCCGGCGCCGTCTGGGGCCTGGCCGTCTGGCTCTGCGAGTACGGCAGCTCCCGCTTCGGCATCTGCGCCGACGAGCGCTGCGGCAACGTCTACCTCGACACGTCCTCGAACTGCTGCCGCCGCTTCTGCTCCGAGCGCTGCGCCACCCGCTCCCACGTGGCCGCCCACCGCGCCCGCAAGCGCGCCGCCTCCGCCGACCCCGCCCCGGCCGAGACCCACGAACTCACCCACGTCTGA
- a CDS encoding phosphoglyceromutase, whose protein sequence is MTVGTLVLLRHGESEWNAKNLFTGWVDVDLNAKGEAEARRGGELLSEHGLLPDVVHTSVLRRAIRTSELALHAAGRHWIPVRRSWRLNERHYGALQGKNKKETLEAYGEEQFMLWRRSYDTPPPPIADDDEWSQIGDPRYATLPPELAPRTECLKDVVGRMLPYWYDNIVPDLLAGRTVLVTAHGNSLRALVKHLDQISDEAIAKLNIPTGIPLRYDLGADLRPTVAGGTYLDPEAAKEAAAAVANQGK, encoded by the coding sequence ATGACTGTGGGGACCCTGGTGCTGTTGCGGCACGGCGAGAGCGAGTGGAACGCCAAGAACCTGTTCACCGGCTGGGTCGACGTGGACCTGAACGCCAAGGGCGAGGCGGAGGCACGGCGCGGCGGCGAGCTGCTCTCCGAGCACGGCCTGCTGCCCGACGTGGTGCACACCAGCGTGCTGCGCCGCGCGATCCGGACGTCGGAGCTGGCGCTGCACGCGGCCGGCCGGCACTGGATCCCGGTGCGTCGCTCGTGGCGCCTGAACGAGCGCCACTACGGCGCGCTGCAGGGCAAGAACAAGAAGGAGACGCTGGAGGCGTACGGCGAGGAGCAGTTCATGCTCTGGCGCCGCTCCTACGACACGCCCCCGCCGCCGATCGCGGACGACGACGAGTGGTCGCAGATCGGCGACCCGCGTTACGCCACGCTCCCGCCGGAGCTGGCCCCGCGCACCGAGTGCCTCAAGGACGTCGTCGGCCGCATGCTGCCGTACTGGTACGACAACATCGTGCCGGACCTGCTGGCCGGCCGGACCGTGCTGGTCACCGCGCACGGCAACTCGCTGCGCGCGCTGGTCAAGCACCTGGACCAGATCTCCGACGAGGCGATCGCGAAGCTGAACATCCCGACCGGCATCCCGCTCCGCTACGACCTGGGCGCGGACCTGCGCCCGACCGTGGCCGGCGGCACCTACCTGGACCCGGAGGCGGCCAAGGAGGCGGCCGCCGCGGTGGCCAACCAGGGTAAGTAG
- a CDS encoding sensor histidine kinase: MRWAVESGVAGATVIGLVLGVVFGLLYGRARWARPRHRLTGLGPDSGVEVQVDGRPAIGKKDQAPMSGLGRKSLDSLRVGVVVLDADDTPVLVNPAARAMGLLRAGSGPGTIAAHPILRTLAGQVRRTGVRREVELDLRRGREGGPQAPLGVHLRAVALGGEFVAVEAADVTESHRVDRVRRDFVANVSHELKTPIGALQLLSEALLDATDPITAGSSPDPAEDVAAARRFAERIHHESLRMGRLVSELLELSRLQGAEPLPTPEPVSVDWVVAETVDRTRTAASAKSIEVVVEGGRGLLVYGNDSQVATAVTNLVENAIAYSPENTKVTVVISTDDENVQIAVTDQGIGIGGADVDRIFERFYRADQARSRSTGGTGLGLAIVKHIATNHGGRVDVTSTLGEGSTFTLRLPARPLADGMPLTTSVEIESGPAVLGQS, encoded by the coding sequence GTGAGGTGGGCGGTGGAGTCAGGCGTGGCCGGTGCGACAGTGATCGGGCTGGTCCTCGGCGTGGTCTTCGGGCTGCTCTACGGACGTGCGCGATGGGCTCGGCCCCGGCACCGGCTGACCGGGCTCGGCCCGGACTCCGGCGTCGAGGTCCAGGTCGATGGGAGGCCGGCGATAGGCAAGAAGGATCAGGCCCCGATGTCCGGCCTGGGGCGCAAGAGTCTCGACTCGCTGCGGGTCGGCGTGGTCGTGCTGGACGCCGACGACACCCCGGTGCTGGTCAACCCGGCGGCGCGGGCGATGGGCCTGCTGCGCGCCGGCTCCGGCCCCGGGACGATCGCGGCGCACCCGATCCTGCGGACGCTCGCCGGTCAGGTCCGACGCACCGGCGTGCGCCGCGAGGTCGAGCTGGACCTGCGCCGGGGTCGCGAGGGCGGGCCGCAGGCGCCGCTCGGCGTGCACCTGCGCGCGGTCGCGCTCGGCGGCGAGTTCGTCGCGGTCGAGGCCGCCGACGTCACCGAGTCGCACCGGGTCGACCGGGTCCGCCGCGACTTCGTGGCCAACGTCAGCCACGAGCTGAAGACCCCGATCGGCGCGCTGCAGCTGCTCTCCGAGGCACTGCTGGACGCGACCGACCCGATCACCGCCGGCAGTTCGCCGGACCCGGCCGAGGACGTGGCCGCGGCCCGGCGCTTCGCCGAGCGCATCCACCACGAGTCGCTGCGGATGGGCCGGCTGGTCAGCGAGCTGCTCGAGCTCAGCCGGCTGCAGGGCGCGGAGCCGCTGCCCACGCCGGAGCCGGTCTCGGTCGACTGGGTGGTCGCGGAGACCGTCGACCGCACCCGCACCGCCGCCTCGGCCAAGTCGATCGAGGTGGTCGTCGAGGGCGGGCGCGGGCTGCTGGTCTACGGCAACGACAGCCAGGTCGCCACGGCCGTCACCAACCTGGTCGAGAACGCCATCGCGTACTCGCCGGAGAACACCAAGGTCACCGTCGTGATCAGCACGGACGACGAGAACGTGCAGATCGCGGTCACCGACCAGGGCATCGGCATCGGCGGAGCGGACGTCGACCGGATCTTCGAGCGCTTCTACCGGGCCGATCAGGCCCGGTCCCGCTCCACCGGCGGCACCGGGCTCGGCCTGGCCATCGTCAAGCACATCGCGACCAACCACGGCGGTCGGGTGGACGTGACGAGCACACTGGGGGAGGGGTCGACGTTCACTCTGCGGCTGCCTGCCCGACCGCTTGCGGACGGTATGCCGCTAACCACGTCGGTTGAGATCGAGTCCGGTCCGGCCGTCCTCGGGCAGTCCTGA
- a CDS encoding response regulator transcription factor — translation MARVLVVEDEESFSDALSYMLRKEGFEVSVAETGVSALTEFDRTGADIVLLDLMLPEMSGTEVCRQLRQRSHVPIIMVTARDSEIDKVVGLEIGADDYVTKPYSPRELVARIRAVLRRNQTETVEDSTPTLAAGPVRMDVERHVVTVDGAAVQLPLKEFELLELLLRNAGRVLTRGQLIDRVWGADYVGDTKTLDVHVKRLRSKVEPEPSAPRYIVTVRGLGYKFEP, via the coding sequence GTGGCCCGTGTGCTGGTCGTCGAGGACGAGGAGTCGTTCTCCGACGCGCTCTCCTACATGCTCCGCAAGGAGGGGTTCGAGGTCTCGGTCGCGGAGACCGGCGTCTCCGCGCTGACCGAGTTCGACCGCACCGGCGCGGACATCGTGCTCCTTGACCTGATGCTGCCCGAGATGTCCGGCACCGAGGTCTGCCGCCAGCTGCGGCAGCGCTCGCACGTGCCGATCATCATGGTCACCGCCCGGGACAGCGAGATCGACAAGGTGGTCGGCCTGGAGATCGGCGCCGACGACTACGTCACCAAGCCGTACTCTCCTCGGGAGCTGGTCGCCCGCATCCGCGCCGTGCTCCGCCGCAACCAGACCGAGACGGTCGAGGACAGCACGCCCACCCTCGCGGCCGGCCCGGTCCGGATGGACGTCGAGCGGCACGTTGTCACCGTCGACGGCGCCGCCGTGCAGCTGCCGCTGAAGGAGTTCGAGCTGCTCGAACTCCTGCTGCGCAACGCCGGCCGGGTGCTCACCCGCGGCCAGCTGATCGACCGCGTCTGGGGAGCCGACTACGTCGGCGACACCAAGACCCTCGACGTGCACGTGAAGCGGCTCCGCTCCAAGGTCGAGCCCGAGCCGTCCGCCCCGCGCTACATCGTCACGGTCCGCGGCCTCGGCTACAAGTTCGAGCCGTAA
- a CDS encoding MDR family MFS transporter, with protein MRAWLSETAGGLPRTFWYLWAGNLINRMGGFVVIFLAIYLTSARGLSESQAGLVLGLYGAGAAVGTMIGGIAADRFGRRPTLLVAHLGASAMMLNLALAREIPVIAIGAAALGFFAEAARPAFSAMLVDVVEPKDRLRAFTLNYWAINLGFASSAILAGFAAQANYMLLFLVDAATILVTATIIFLRVPESRPAVRVVQAGALAPRTSGMLSLLRDHVFLVYVALNLLIALVFMQHLSTLPIAMTADGLSPATYGVVIALNGVLIVFGQLFVPRLLRGRDHSRVMAVAAIVVGAGFGLTAIAHTAPLYALTVIIWTLGEMLNAPSNSALMAELSPVALRGRYQGVSSLSWAGASAIAPIAGGYVQEHAGHAALWLATAVVCVIAAAGHLLARPSRLRRVAAVAAAEAAVREPAVR; from the coding sequence GTGCGCGCGTGGTTGTCCGAGACGGCGGGAGGCTTACCGAGAACCTTCTGGTACCTCTGGGCCGGGAACCTGATCAACCGGATGGGCGGCTTCGTCGTCATCTTCCTGGCGATCTACCTGACCAGCGCGCGCGGCCTCTCGGAGAGCCAGGCCGGCCTGGTCCTCGGGCTCTACGGCGCCGGTGCCGCGGTCGGCACGATGATCGGCGGGATAGCCGCCGACCGGTTCGGCCGCCGCCCCACGCTGCTGGTCGCGCACCTCGGCGCGTCCGCGATGATGCTGAACCTGGCGCTCGCCCGGGAGATCCCCGTCATCGCGATCGGCGCGGCCGCACTCGGTTTCTTCGCGGAGGCGGCCCGGCCCGCGTTCTCCGCGATGCTGGTCGACGTGGTCGAGCCGAAGGACCGGCTGCGCGCGTTCACGCTGAACTACTGGGCGATCAACCTCGGCTTCGCGTCCTCCGCGATCCTGGCCGGCTTCGCCGCGCAGGCGAACTACATGCTGCTGTTCCTGGTCGACGCCGCGACCATCCTGGTCACCGCGACCATCATCTTCCTGCGGGTGCCGGAGAGCCGCCCGGCCGTGCGCGTGGTCCAGGCGGGTGCACTGGCGCCGCGCACCTCCGGGATGCTGTCGCTGCTGAGGGACCACGTGTTCCTGGTCTACGTGGCGCTGAACCTGCTGATCGCGCTGGTCTTCATGCAGCACCTGTCCACGCTGCCGATCGCGATGACCGCGGACGGGCTCTCCCCGGCCACCTACGGCGTGGTGATCGCGCTGAACGGCGTGCTGATCGTGTTCGGCCAGCTCTTCGTGCCGCGGCTGCTGCGGGGCCGGGACCACTCGCGGGTGATGGCGGTGGCCGCGATCGTGGTCGGCGCCGGCTTCGGCCTGACCGCGATCGCGCACACCGCGCCGCTCTACGCGCTCACGGTGATCATCTGGACGCTCGGTGAGATGCTCAACGCGCCGTCCAACTCCGCGCTGATGGCCGAGCTGTCCCCGGTCGCGCTGCGCGGCCGCTACCAGGGCGTCTCCTCGCTGTCCTGGGCCGGCGCGTCCGCGATCGCGCCGATCGCCGGCGGCTACGTCCAGGAGCACGCCGGGCACGCCGCGCTCTGGCTGGCCACGGCCGTGGTCTGCGTGATCGCCGCGGCCGGTCACCTGCTCGCCCGCCCGTCCCGGCTCCGGCGGGTCGCCGCGGTCGCGGCCGCGGAGGCGGCGGTCAGGGAGCCGGCGGTACGGTAA